From the Phreatobacter oligotrophus genome, the window CCGAGCTCGCCGATGGCGGCACGCTCTTCCTCGACGAGATCTGCGAGATGGACCTCGCGCTGCAGACCAAGCTGCTGCGCTTCATCCAGACCGGCGAGGTGCGCCGCGTCGGCGACACGAAGCTGCGCAAGGTCGATGTCCGCTTCGTCTGCGCCACCAACCGCGATCCGCTCGCCGATGTGGCGGCGGGGCGCTTCCGCGAGGATCTCTACTACCGGCTCTGCGTGCTGCCGCTTCACCTGCCGCCGCTGCGCAAGCGCGGCGATGATGTCGTGGCCCTGGCCGAGGCCTTCCTGGCCCGCTTCTCCGCCGAAGAGGGACGTCATTTCCGCGGCTTCGACGCGGCGGCGCTTTCCATCGTCTCCGGCTTCGCCTGGCCGGGCAATGTCCGGCAATTGCAGAACGTCATCCGCCGGCTGGTGGTGATGCATGATGGCGATCGCGTCACCGCGGCCATGCTGCCACTGGCGCTCGCCCATGGCTCCCAGCCGCTCGAGGCTCCGTCCGCTCCGGCGGCGCCAGCAACAACGCTGACGACGGCGCCCCGCATCGAGCCCTTCTGGGTGCAGGAGAAGCGGATCATCGAGGAGGCCCTCGCCGCCTTTGACGGCAACCTGTCGCGGGCGGCTGCGGCGCTGGAGATCAGCCCGTCCACCATCTACCGCAAGCGCGAGGCCTGGGCCCGGGACGGGCTGGCCGCGGCCGGCTGATCCCCAAAGGCGGGGTTGAAGCGGCGGGCGGTCCTGCCTAAACCGGCACCATGACCCGCGCCAAGGCCTTCGCCCCTGCTGCCCTTGCGGTGGCGACACTCATGCTCGCGACCACTGCGGCCGAAGCCCAGCGCCGGCGTGAGGAGCCGCGTCCGCAGCGCCCCTCCCGCGCGGACATCCTGCTCTACAACAGCTTTCCCGCGGGAACGCGCCTCGCCGTCGTCTCGATCAACGGCCGGCCGCCGGTTGCAACCGATCGCCCCGCCTTCACCTTCACGCCCGGGTTTCGCATGGCCGGCTTCGGCGGCTGCAATCCGGTGAGCGCCGACTATCGCCGCACCGGCCCGAGCGACATCCGCTTCGGGCCGCTCAATTTCGTCGAGCGGAAATGCGGCGGCGAGGTGGACCGTCAGGAGCGCGCCATCTTCTGGGCGATCCAGGGCGCGAACCGGTGGCGGCCCAACGGCCGCGGCGGCATGACCTTCACCGGCGTCCGCGGCACGGTTAGCTTCGCGCCGGCCTTCTAGGGCAGAAGGCCGGCCCGGCTCCCTCAGGCCTTTGCCAGGGGCATCAGCGGCGCATCGGCGGCGACGTGCAGGCCGCTCTCGTCCTTGGTCAGGTGGACGCGCCGGTCGTGGAAGTTCACCAGCGTCGAGCGATGGCCGATGGAGACGATGGTCGCCTTCGGCAGCGCCTCGACGATGGCCTTGTAGAGGGCCGCCTCGCCGACCTCGTCGATGGCCGCCGTCGCCTCGTCGAGGAAGAGCCAGTCGGGCTTGCAGAGGATGGCGCGGGCGAGCGCCAGGCGCTGCTGTTCGCCGCCCGAGAGGATCTGGTGCCAGGCGGCCTCCTCGTCGAGGCGGGAGACGAGGCCCGGGAGGTTCATCGCCTCCAGCGCAGCGACGATCTCGGCATCCGAATAGGCGCCGCGTTCGGCCGGATAGGTCACGGCGTCGCGCAGCGTCGCCACCGGGAAATAGGGCCGCTGCGGCAGCAGCATGATGTCGGCGCCGGCAGGTCCGGTCACCGAGCCGGAGCCATGCGGCCAGATGCCGGCGATCGCCCGGAACAGGGTGGACTTGCCCGAGCCGGAGGGGCCGGTGACGAGGACGCGCTCGCCGGGGCCGACGGTGATGTCGGGGGCGGAGACCAGCGCCTTGCCGTCGGGCAGGGTGACGGTGAGGTTGGACAGGCGCAGCGCCTCCCCATCCTTCGCACCGGCAATGGCGGCCGGCGGCGTTTCGCGGGCCGCATCGGCGGAGCGGACGAAGCCGGTGAGACGGTCGATCACCGACTTATAGTCGGCGAGCGAGGCGTAGAGGTTGGTGAAGATCATCAGCGCCGCCTCGACCCGGCCGAACGCGCCGGCGGTCTGGGTCAGCGAGCCGAGCTGGACGGCGCCGGAGAAATAGGCGGGCGCGAGCAGCACGAAGGGGAAGATGATCGAGGCCTGGTTGACGAAGCTCGTGAACCAGGTGAGCCGCTTGGTGTACTTCATGTAGTCGAACCAGTTGGCGACCACATTGGCGAAGCGGCGGGTGAGGCCTTGCGCCTCCGCCTGCTCGCCCTTCAATAGGGCGATCTGCTCGTCGTTCTCACGCACCCGCACGAGGCTGTAGCGGAAATCGGCCTCGTAGCGCTGGCGCAGGAAGTTGATGCCGATCAGCTTGCGGCCGATGAGATGGGCGCAGACCGTGCCGAAAATGGCGACGAAGAGCGCGGCATAGACGAGGTAGCCGGGGATCGACTCGAGGTCGAAGCCGAGCACGTTGTACTTGAAGCTCGCCGACAGGCCCCAGAGGATGAGCACGAAGGCGTAAAGCGACAGGATCGCCGAGAAGAAGCGGATCATCAGGGCCAGCGTGTTCTCGGTGAACAGGCGGATGTCCTCGGCGATGCGCTGGTCGGGGTTGTCGGCCTGGGAGCCGGTGAGGCGCATGCGGTAGTGGCCGCCGCGGTCGAGCCAGTGGCCGGTCATGCGCTGGGTCATCCAGGTGCGCCAGCGCATCTGGGTGAACTGGGTGAGGTAGAGCTCGTAGACCGCGAGGATCACCCACAGGAAGGCGACGATGGTGAAATACTGGAGCTCGATCCAGAAGGTCGCCTCGGCGCGCTGCTGCAGCGCCGTATAGAAGCGGTTGTTCCACTGGTTGAGCAGGACGGTCGCCAGCACCTGCGCCACATTGATGATCAGCAGGATGTAGAGCAGCGCGTGGGCGATGTAGCGCTCCTGCATGCGGAACGACAGGCCGAAGGGCAGCCGCACCTCGCCGATGTCGCGGGCCTCGAAGAAGGGATCGGCGAGGCGGGTGATCTGGCGGATCGTGCCGACGAAGCTCAGCGCATAGACGGCGATGGCGAAGATCACCGAGAGCAGGATGCTGGCGCGCGTCGGAAGATAAGGGCCGAGCGCCTCGGGCATGCGGCCGGCCTCGTTGAGGAGGAGGATGCCGAGCGCAGTCAGGTGCCAGACGACGAGGAAGCCGATGATGGCGCGGATGAGCGTGCTCGTCCCGCGCGCCAGGAAGGCGATGACGGCTGCGGCGAGCGTCAGGGCGAAGACATAGACCGGCAGGTCGATCAGGCCGGCAAGCCTGGCGCCGGCGGTCGCGACGCCGGCAAGGCCTGCTGCGAGGGCGATGGGAAGCATGAGGGAACCCCGGAGGTGAGTCAGACGGGTGCGGGCGCACCGGAAAGGGAGGAACGAGGGCGAGCGGTCACGGTCGCGGTCATGTCAGGACAGGATGTCGGAGGGCGCGTCGACGAGCGCGCGGCGCAGGTCGTCCTCGGTGACGAGCCGCATGGCCTTGAGGACCTTGACCGCCTCGGTCTTGCGGCCGAGCCGCATGATGAGGACGACGGTCTCGGCGTCGCCGCATTCGGGATGGGAGCAGGCGATCTCGCTCACCGTCACGCCGTCATCCTCGGTCAGGGCGAGGACCTCGCGAACGAGGGCGGTCAGCCGGCGCGAGGCGTCCGCGGTTTCGGGGTCCTGACCCCTGCGATTGAAGAAGAAGCGTGCCATGGTCCGCCTTGTCGGCAGGAGTTATGGCCGATCCGTGGCGAAGGCGAAAGCACCCCGCCACCGCCTCACGGCACTGTGCGCGGCCTGTCAGGCGAGGCGGAAGCCGGCGGCGGCAAGGGCGGCGGGGAAGGCCGCGCCGGCGAGATAGTCGCGTTCGCGCTCCCGCGGGCCATGGACCGGGTCGACCCGCTTCAGCGCGTCATCGACCTCGCCGGGGTGGACCATGACCACCGCGCCATCGGGCAGGCCGTCCAGGAAGCGGGGAAACAGCATCGCGAACTCGCCGCGGCCGAAATCATAGGCGCCTGAAAAGGCGGGGTTGGTCGGGATGCCGTGGCGCGCGGCGAGCCGCTTCAGCCCCCGCGAAAGGCCGGCAATGACGCGGCCTTTCAGGCCCTCGCCAGCGCCACGGGGTCCTGAGCACTGGCGGATCCAAGCGCCCGGCGCGTGATGATCGACGGCCGCAACGACGAGGTCGCGGATGCCCGGCAGGAGATGGGCGTGCTGGTGGCCGTCGATGAAATCTGGCGGGTGACCGAAGGCGGCGAGGAACGCCGCCATCTGGGCCTCGATCTCAGCGGCGAGGGCCGGGCGGTCGAGGCGGCGCAGGTGCGAGCGCACCAGCAGCGACCCGATGCCCTCGGCGAAGGCGACGCGCGGCGCAGTGAGCGGCGTCAGCCCGCCGGTCAGCGTCACATGCAGGCCGATCTGGAAGCCCGGCGGGGCGACGGCCAGCAGCCGGGCGGCCTCGTCCGAGAGATTCGGCCCCGGCGTCATCACCGAGGTGGCGTTGAGGCGGCCGGCCGCGGCGAGATTGCGGATGGCGCGCGAGACGCCCGGCGCCAGCGCATAATCGTCGGCGCAGAGGATCAGGCGCTTCATGCGGTGAAGCGGCGCGTCATTCGCGGGGCGCGAGCGGCGCGCCGGCATCCGCCTGCCCGACCGGCTGTTCGGCCGCGCGGACGAGGCTCTGCTCGGCGACGAGATAGACCGGCCGTCCCTTCAGCTCGGAGAGGATCTTGCCGATATATTCGCCGAGGACGCCGATCATCAGGAGCTGGACGCCACCGATGAAGGTCACCGCCACGAAGACGGACGGGTAGCCCGGCACGGCGCGGCCGAGGAACACCGTCTCGGCCACGATGTAGAGGCCATAGAGGAAGGCGCAGGCGGCCAGCGCCGCGCCGAGGAGGCTGGCGAGGCGCAGCGGCACGATGGAGAAGGAGGTCAGGCCCTCGATGGAGAAGGCGAGAAGGCCCCAGAAGCTCCACTTGGCCTCACCCTGCTCGCGCGGGTCGGGCTCGTAGGGAACACCGATCTGGCGGAAGCCGACCCAGCTCGACAGGCCCTTGAAGAAGCGGCCGCGCTCGGGGAGGCGCCGCAGGGCGGCCGCGGCGCGGGGCGAGAGCAGGCGGAAATCGCCGGCATCGGCCGGGATCTTGTGGCGCACGCCGGCATTCACCAGCGCGTAGAAGGCATTGACGAAGAGGGTCCGCAGCCGCGGCTCGTCGCGGCGATGGGCCTTATAGGTGAAGATGACGTCATAGCCGTCGTCGAGCCAGCGCGAGACCAGCGTCTCGGCCACGGAGGTCGGGTGCTGGCCGTCGGCATCCATGAAGATGACGGCGCCGTAGCGGGCATTGTCGAGGCCGGCGAGAAGAGCCGCCTCCTTGCCGAAATTGCGGGAGAAGCCGACGACCTGAACGTCGACACCCTCGGCCTTCAGGCTGCGGGCGACCGCCAGCGTGCCATCGCGCGAGCCGTCGTCGACATAGAGGATCTCGACCGCAAGGCCACGCTCCTCCTTCAGCTTGCGGCCGAAGGCGCAGAGCTTGGCGTGGGTGTGCGGCAGCGCCTCCGCCTCATTGTAGGCCGGAACCACGATGGTGAGGCCGAAGGGCGGGGGCTCGCTGCCCGGGAAGGCGATGACGCGCCGGTCTTGGGTCATGACAGTCGACGGCCTCAGCCGCTCCGGTAAGAGGGGCCATGATAGAGCAGATCACGCCCCCGTGAAAATCTCACTGACATCATGGTCACCACGCACTGGCTGTTTGATGACCCAAAAGCGTGTAGACGACGGCGCTGAGATGAACGAGCGACAACAGATTCCCGCCGAAAGCCTCGTGTCCCGGCTGATGGGCGAAGGCCGCAAGATGCTGTCCTTCGGGCTCATCGGCGCGGGGAACGGCGTCGTGAACTACGCCATCACGGTGGGCGTGACGCTCATGGTGCTCGCGCCGCTCGGACTTTCGACCAACGATGTCGCGCTCGGCGCCGCCAAGGCCCTCGGCTGGATGGTCGCCGTGTCGAACTCCTACCTGTTCAACACGCTCTTCACCTTCGCCGCCGAGAGCGGCCGCCGCCTCACCTGGCCGACATACTGGCGCTTCGTGGCCTCGGGCACGGTGGGGCTCACCATCGAAGTGCTGAGCTTCCTCTTCGCCGTGCGCTACCTCCCCCTGTCGCTCGCGGCTATCGTGCCCATCGGTCTCGCCTTCGTCGCCAATTTCGCGATGGCGCGGATCTTCGTCTTTTCCGGCGGCCGCTGAGCCGCGAGGGGGCCCTGCTCATGGCCATGGATACGCCGGCGAAACGCTTCGTGCCGCTGAGCGACGATGCCGCCGTCCTCGCCATTGTCGAAGCCTTCAAGGCGCGCACCCTGCCCTTCGCCGACTGGTCGCACCAGGCGCATCTCGCCACCGGCCTCTGGCACGTGGCGACCCACGGGGAAGAGGCAGCCAAGGAGCTGCTGCGCGAGGGCATTCGCGCCTACAACCTGTCAGTCGGCGGCGTGAACACCGACATGCGCGGCTTCCACGAGACGGTGACCATGTATTTCGTCTGGTCGGCGGCCCGCTTCCTCGAGCGGTTTCCACAGACGGGCCTGGCGGCGCGGGTCAACGCCTATGTCGAGGGCCCTTTCGGCGCCAAGGACGGCATTTTCACCTTCTGGACGAAGGAGCGCCTGCTGACGCCCGAAGCGCG encodes:
- a CDS encoding sigma-54 dependent transcriptional regulator, yielding MIESEPAARRTACKALATIAACHEAASLDEGLAALDHRDPDLLVLGLDSAGGTPEEAIDLIRFTGYEGPILATSARLSLGLAVETMRAGASDVAAVPLSPAEWTRRATRLMAEEWPALKPVAQEARSLTDFEGFIGSSPAMRELYEQIRRVAPSRAPVFVTGESGTGKEVTAQAIHGRSGRTRDRFVAINCGAIPKDLMESEIFGHVKGAFTGATEDRPGAAELADGGTLFLDEICEMDLALQTKLLRFIQTGEVRRVGDTKLRKVDVRFVCATNRDPLADVAAGRFREDLYYRLCVLPLHLPPLRKRGDDVVALAEAFLARFSAEEGRHFRGFDAAALSIVSGFAWPGNVRQLQNVIRRLVVMHDGDRVTAAMLPLALAHGSQPLEAPSAPAAPATTLTTAPRIEPFWVQEKRIIEEALAAFDGNLSRAAAALEISPSTIYRKREAWARDGLAAAG
- a CDS encoding META domain-containing protein, which gives rise to MTRAKAFAPAALAVATLMLATTAAEAQRRREEPRPQRPSRADILLYNSFPAGTRLAVVSINGRPPVATDRPAFTFTPGFRMAGFGGCNPVSADYRRTGPSDIRFGPLNFVERKCGGEVDRQERAIFWAIQGANRWRPNGRGGMTFTGVRGTVSFAPAF
- a CDS encoding ABC transporter ATP-binding protein/permease, with the translated sequence MLPIALAAGLAGVATAGARLAGLIDLPVYVFALTLAAAVIAFLARGTSTLIRAIIGFLVVWHLTALGILLLNEAGRMPEALGPYLPTRASILLSVIFAIAVYALSFVGTIRQITRLADPFFEARDIGEVRLPFGLSFRMQERYIAHALLYILLIINVAQVLATVLLNQWNNRFYTALQQRAEATFWIELQYFTIVAFLWVILAVYELYLTQFTQMRWRTWMTQRMTGHWLDRGGHYRMRLTGSQADNPDQRIAEDIRLFTENTLALMIRFFSAILSLYAFVLILWGLSASFKYNVLGFDLESIPGYLVYAALFVAIFGTVCAHLIGRKLIGINFLRQRYEADFRYSLVRVRENDEQIALLKGEQAEAQGLTRRFANVVANWFDYMKYTKRLTWFTSFVNQASIIFPFVLLAPAYFSGAVQLGSLTQTAGAFGRVEAALMIFTNLYASLADYKSVIDRLTGFVRSADAARETPPAAIAGAKDGEALRLSNLTVTLPDGKALVSAPDITVGPGERVLVTGPSGSGKSTLFRAIAGIWPHGSGSVTGPAGADIMLLPQRPYFPVATLRDAVTYPAERGAYSDAEIVAALEAMNLPGLVSRLDEEAAWHQILSGGEQQRLALARAILCKPDWLFLDEATAAIDEVGEAALYKAIVEALPKATIVSIGHRSTLVNFHDRRVHLTKDESGLHVAADAPLMPLAKA
- a CDS encoding ChbG/HpnK family deacetylase codes for the protein MKRLILCADDYALAPGVSRAIRNLAAAGRLNATSVMTPGPNLSDEAARLLAVAPPGFQIGLHVTLTGGLTPLTAPRVAFAEGIGSLLVRSHLRRLDRPALAAEIEAQMAAFLAAFGHPPDFIDGHQHAHLLPGIRDLVVAAVDHHAPGAWIRQCSGPRGAGEGLKGRVIAGLSRGLKRLAARHGIPTNPAFSGAYDFGRGEFAMLFPRFLDGLPDGAVVMVHPGEVDDALKRVDPVHGPRERERDYLAGAAFPAALAAAGFRLA
- a CDS encoding glycosyltransferase family 2 protein; the encoded protein is MTQDRRVIAFPGSEPPPFGLTIVVPAYNEAEALPHTHAKLCAFGRKLKEERGLAVEILYVDDGSRDGTLAVARSLKAEGVDVQVVGFSRNFGKEAALLAGLDNARYGAVIFMDADGQHPTSVAETLVSRWLDDGYDVIFTYKAHRRDEPRLRTLFVNAFYALVNAGVRHKIPADAGDFRLLSPRAAAALRRLPERGRFFKGLSSWVGFRQIGVPYEPDPREQGEAKWSFWGLLAFSIEGLTSFSIVPLRLASLLGAALAACAFLYGLYIVAETVFLGRAVPGYPSVFVAVTFIGGVQLLMIGVLGEYIGKILSELKGRPVYLVAEQSLVRAAEQPVGQADAGAPLAPRE
- a CDS encoding GtrA family protein gives rise to the protein MNERQQIPAESLVSRLMGEGRKMLSFGLIGAGNGVVNYAITVGVTLMVLAPLGLSTNDVALGAAKALGWMVAVSNSYLFNTLFTFAAESGRRLTWPTYWRFVASGTVGLTIEVLSFLFAVRYLPLSLAAIVPIGLAFVANFAMARIFVFSGGR